A window of the Trichoplusia ni isolate ovarian cell line Hi5 chromosome 4, tn1, whole genome shotgun sequence genome harbors these coding sequences:
- the LOC113492593 gene encoding dentin sialophosphoprotein-like gives MAQAEDTELRDLVIDALERNGSLAKIRALLRANIFLAFEDECENLKQNLNLDNVLKLPEGLLALSVIHEFLEFCRLKNTLFVYMSESRQGNEYHYEGKKKLAEKLNFNKCDMKEPILLTLIKNMLKPHQKKFDSNVNSNFSNHDTCDEKNYREDENCTYILHEDSQSSATSMSQSDNSSDEKNKLHLRLQLDNSDTDTSSDSARDKTNSEYIPGDHILEMNEKSIQDNVIPEKSIASANIREQNKQTPRDTPGSGTSMVLNELKLTTSSSDSTSYIDIKPFNSLDEKLLNTAGLPPVNINVKDQAKTNVAPVTNVKADQLSPKSLTVSNMSAASMKESENKIVKENQKNSLSMQESAKSEGDTADFSYGDDFSPSPVSKYKDVPDKQHKSSESIQEKSDKSVIKNISVESPHQTSQSSQSSVSISDVADLISEKSLSLSHNKSRLSESIHSKGRDERKQSKVHSDDSGDFTESPVPSLSNLSLDIHSD, from the coding sequence ATGGCGCAAGCTGAAGACACCGAACTTCGAGACTTGGTTATCGATGCTCTAGAGAGAAATGGATCGCTGGCGAAAATACGAGCGTTGCTAAgggctaatatttttttagctttcgAAGACGAATGTGAAAACCTGAAACAGAACTTGAATTTAGATAACGTGCTCAAGTTACCAGAAGGACTGCTGGCACTATCAGTGATTCATGAATTTTTAGAATTCTGCCGTTTGaaaaacactttatttgtcTACATGTCAGAGTCGCGTCAAGGTAACGAATACCATTATGAAGGGAAGAAAAAACTGGCCGAAAAGCTGAATTTTAACAAGTGTGATATGAAAGAACCTATTCTACTGacattgattaaaaatatgttaaagcCTCACCAAAAGAAATTTGATTCAAATGTTAACTCGAACTTTTCAAATCATGATACATGTGATGAAAAGAATTACAGGGAAGATGAGAATTGTACTTACATACTCCATGAAGACTCTCAAAGCAGTGCCACAAGTATGTCACAGTCTGACAACTCCTCTGATGAAAAGAACAAGCTCCACTTACGCCTCCAGTTGGATAACTCAGACACAGACACTTCAAGTGACTCGGCTCGTGATAAAACTAATTCTGAGTATATTCCTGGAGATCATATACTTGAGATGAATGAAAAAAGCATTCAAGATAATGTAATTCCTGAAAAGTCCATTGCTAGTGCTAACATAAgggaacaaaacaaacaaactcctcgTGATACTCCAGGAAGTGGGACCTCCATGGTATTAAATGAACTTAAGTTAACTACTAGTAGTAGTGATTCTACCTcatatatagatataaaaccttttaactCTCTTGATGAAAAGTTGCTCAATACAGCTGGCTTGCCCCCtgttaatataaatgtgaaGGACCAAGCAAAAACTAATGTTGCTCCTGTTACTAATGTGAAAGCTGACCAATTATCTCCAAAATCTCTGACTGTAAGTAATATGTCTGCAGCATCTATGAAAGAAAGTGAGAACAAGATTGTAAAAGAGAATCAAAAGAACTCACTAAGCATGCAGGAATCTGCTAAATCTGAAGGTGATACAGCTGACTTTAGTTATGGTGATGATTTTTCACCATCACCAGTATCTAAATATAAAGATGTACCAGACAAGCAACACAAGTCATCAGAATCTATTCAAGAAAAATCTGATAAGAgtgtaataaagaatatttcagTAGAAAGTCCACATCAAACATCTCAGAGTTCTCAAAGTTCAGTTTCAATATCTGATGTTGCTGATCTGATTAGTGAAAAAAGTTTAAGTCTATCACATAATAAATCAAGACTTTCTGAAAGTATTCACTCTAAAGGAAGAGATGAACGAAAACAGTCTAAAGTACACAGTGATGACTCAGGAGACTTTACAGAGTCTCCCGTCCCCTCATTGTCCAATTTAAGTCTTGATATCCATAGTGATTGA